Proteins from one Leptonema illini DSM 21528 genomic window:
- a CDS encoding response regulator yields the protein MNRSSDISGSVRIALVDGDRAFCAGFSSKLRRSRAVYAVDEYNHAEDFWRTSARRMYDLLFLDLQLPGTDGLSLLSMLEKRRNKPRPIVLTGVEDDLEILKAFRRGAVGYILKKELHQLRDLIGMAVSDGAVVTSRIAQVLINHVVSDRQVARPLSTREHQVLELLVSDLSTDDVARIMGISPHTMRKHIRNIYCKLEVNSRMGLAIKAKELGLL from the coding sequence GTGAATCGATCTTCTGACATTTCAGGAAGTGTCAGGATTGCACTTGTGGATGGTGATCGGGCATTTTGTGCAGGATTTTCGTCAAAGTTACGCCGCTCCCGTGCGGTCTACGCTGTCGACGAATACAATCATGCAGAGGATTTCTGGCGTACCTCGGCGCGCCGTATGTATGATCTGCTCTTTCTTGATCTGCAGCTGCCAGGGACCGATGGGTTGAGCCTGCTCAGCATGCTTGAAAAGCGCAGGAATAAACCCAGACCAATCGTTCTGACCGGCGTTGAGGATGATCTTGAGATCCTGAAGGCCTTTCGACGCGGCGCTGTCGGTTATATTTTAAAGAAGGAACTCCATCAGCTCAGGGATCTGATCGGAATGGCCGTCTCTGATGGCGCCGTTGTGACATCCCGTATCGCTCAGGTGCTCATCAATCATGTGGTCTCTGATCGTCAGGTGGCCAGACCGCTTTCAACAAGAGAACACCAGGTCCTGGAGTTGCTCGTCTCGGATTTAAGTACGGATGACGTCGCTCGTATTATGGGCATCTCTCCGCATACGATGCGAAAGCATATCCGCAATATCTACTGCAAACTCGAAGTGAACTCTCGCATGGGACTGGCCATCAAGGCGAAAGAACTTGGCCTCCTGTAA
- a CDS encoding DUF5615 family PIN-like protein, with protein sequence MMRFKVDENLPSETALLLKQAGYDAVTVLEQRMQGVHDAVLIEVCRKEKRILITLDLDFANIKMYPPKEYAGIIILKLRTQSKHSVLRCVNSILPLFGSESIHESLWIVDESHVRIHNSEDA encoded by the coding sequence ATGATGCGTTTTAAGGTTGATGAAAACTTACCGTCCGAGACGGCCCTTTTACTGAAGCAGGCAGGATATGATGCAGTGACTGTCCTTGAACAGAGGATGCAGGGTGTACACGATGCAGTACTCATTGAGGTCTGTCGAAAAGAAAAGAGAATTCTCATCACACTTGATCTGGATTTTGCCAATATCAAGATGTACCCACCGAAAGAGTATGCCGGAATCATTATTTTGAAGTTGAGGACTCAGTCGAAGCACAGTGTTTTGCGGTGCGTGAACTCCATTCTGCCGTTGTTCGGATCGGAATCTATCCATGAAAGCCTCTGGATAGTGGATGAAAGCCATGTTCGAATTCACAACAGTGAAGATGCATGA
- a CDS encoding DUF433 domain-containing protein, with translation MNWKERVFADPLICHGQVCIKGTRVPVAVILDNLSEGVTEAEVLRSYPTLTSEDIKAALGYAAELSRERIISISA, from the coding sequence ATGAATTGGAAAGAAAGGGTTTTCGCTGATCCACTGATCTGTCATGGTCAGGTTTGTATAAAAGGTACTCGTGTACCGGTGGCTGTTATTCTTGATAATCTTTCAGAGGGAGTTACTGAGGCGGAGGTTTTGAGAAGCTATCCCACTCTGACGTCAGAGGATATCAAAGCTGCTCTCGGCTACGCAGCAGAACTCTCCAGGGAGCGGATTATTTCGATCTCGGCATGA
- a CDS encoding peptidase M41 — protein sequence MQRRSVYTELEATAYHEAGHTVMAYLKSIRIVRVSIVADEREGSLGHLLYSGKLGEEAVQGLDSVRRRLLGQIQTAMGGLTAEYLFTGKRNINGAAGDLAIIESILPVLERTPEAAMALTTELWKQTETELNVARSWKMLHALAEYLLDRQPTLSGKDALEIVKAADPEATEEQIDELHGLLNREQ from the coding sequence GTGCAGAGACGCAGCGTCTATACAGAGCTTGAAGCGACGGCCTATCATGAGGCCGGTCATACCGTCATGGCCTACTTGAAGAGCATCCGCATCGTTCGCGTCTCCATCGTCGCCGATGAACGCGAAGGCAGCCTCGGCCATCTGCTCTATTCGGGTAAACTCGGCGAAGAGGCCGTTCAGGGCCTCGACTCCGTGCGCAGGCGTCTGCTCGGTCAGATCCAGACGGCCATGGGCGGACTGACGGCCGAATATCTGTTCACCGGAAAGCGGAATATAAACGGGGCGGCCGGCGACCTGGCCATCATCGAATCGATCCTGCCCGTCCTTGAACGCACGCCCGAGGCGGCGATGGCGCTCACCACCGAACTCTGGAAGCAAACCGAGACGGAGCTGAACGTCGCCCGCTCCTGGAAGATGCTGCATGCGCTGGCCGAATACCTGCTCGATCGTCAGCCGACGTTAAGCGGTAAAGACGCCCTTGAAATCGTAAAGGCCGCCGATCCCGAGGCCACAGAGGAACAGATCGACGAGCTGCATGGCCTGCTCAATCGAGAGCAATAG
- a CDS encoding pirin family protein, protein MNENEVKRHVLGIHPGMPTSDGAGVQLRRFIGTPELSIYDPFLLLDVFHSDDPGAYIAGFPPHPHRGFETVTYLIAGRMRHRDSRGNEGLLGPGSVQWMTAGRGIIHSEMPEQEHGLLRGTQLWVNLPGRLKMVDPAYQDIPADRFPDVALGQSDDADGTLKVIAGTYGETTGPTQTHIPIQYFDVELAANRSFHHSVPETWNVFVLVLEGDLTIGNRRVPTTSTAFLSRGPEIEISAGDEGSRFLLIGGEPIGEPVARGGPFVMNTKEEVLQAFYDYEAGRLDA, encoded by the coding sequence ATGAACGAGAATGAAGTGAAGCGGCATGTGCTGGGCATCCATCCGGGGATGCCCACAAGCGACGGAGCGGGCGTACAGCTGAGGCGTTTCATCGGAACGCCGGAGCTTTCCATCTATGATCCGTTTCTTCTTCTCGACGTCTTTCACAGCGACGATCCGGGAGCGTATATCGCCGGCTTTCCTCCGCATCCGCACCGCGGGTTTGAAACCGTCACCTATCTGATCGCCGGACGCATGCGTCATCGCGATTCGCGCGGGAACGAAGGCCTGCTCGGTCCGGGCTCCGTTCAGTGGATGACGGCCGGTCGCGGCATCATTCACAGCGAGATGCCCGAACAGGAACACGGCCTGCTTCGCGGAACGCAGCTCTGGGTGAATCTGCCCGGCCGTCTGAAGATGGTTGACCCGGCGTATCAGGATATTCCGGCCGATCGTTTTCCTGATGTCGCGCTCGGCCAGAGCGACGATGCCGACGGAACGCTCAAGGTCATTGCAGGGACGTACGGCGAAACGACGGGTCCGACGCAGACGCATATTCCCATTCAGTACTTCGACGTCGAGCTTGCAGCGAACCGCAGCTTCCATCACTCGGTGCCCGAAACGTGGAACGTCTTTGTTCTTGTGCTGGAAGGCGATCTTACGATCGGCAACCGCCGTGTTCCGACGACAAGCACGGCCTTTCTCAGTCGAGGACCTGAGATCGAGATCTCAGCCGGCGACGAAGGCAGTCGGTTTCTGTTGATCGGCGGCGAGCCGATCGGTGAACCGGTCGCTCGTGGAGGCCCTTTTGTTATGAACACAAAAGAAGAGGTACTTCAGGCGTTTTATGACTATGAGGCAGGTCGGCTCGACGCCTGA
- a CDS encoding MBL fold metallo-hydrolase: protein MKIDYLGHSEFIVQLRGDQGDVRIMNDVWLSSHAFGDFLTRNPILPENVAHSLPDIDGLFISHPHCDHFDPYTLVPLYKKQRPVLLLPETTAYLRPLLREYLNDPEILILHEGEKVRFRGVTLQGLNFINGYHTNEDDVMCLAISGSDEFAFFEGDTAVPDTEEAWEGLYKLAAAKKFQNRLYVAVRNELEALFLSYDGRDKAMRRRAMQQYRRRRDEEIQNDFEKFVDSGVPEIWSLPGMVRVLIGQGMILPPELEERALRLSAPFPLAEVVGQEKKAAARTGKKLTILPHKPGFFAEIESGRIIKEGRLPYLEKVLHHSVSYDSELILNRKQIHRPLRNERRNVQQQRTVMLDLLNGRYRPALAADLEEPLKKIIREAKGHTYVIEIKYGTAEDFQSIRYGIGFEDLDFVELDEERQKTTEPAESYWANDLEDHINGTQDMFSTTLHTFEEGRNIRLWNWLGLPFLNSDLIMKKMAVHFERAARGETVADWVLPLAAENLKID, encoded by the coding sequence ATGAAAATCGATTACCTCGGTCACTCAGAATTCATCGTGCAATTGCGCGGTGATCAGGGCGATGTACGCATCATGAACGATGTGTGGCTTTCGTCTCATGCCTTCGGCGATTTCCTCACTCGCAATCCCATCCTACCCGAGAACGTGGCGCACAGTCTTCCCGATATCGACGGCCTTTTTATTTCGCATCCGCATTGTGATCACTTTGATCCCTATACGCTCGTTCCCCTGTATAAGAAGCAGCGTCCGGTGTTGCTACTTCCAGAAACGACGGCCTATCTCAGGCCACTTCTTCGAGAGTATCTGAACGATCCCGAGATTCTGATCCTGCATGAGGGCGAGAAGGTACGCTTTCGCGGAGTGACGCTTCAGGGCTTGAACTTTATAAATGGCTATCATACAAACGAAGACGACGTCATGTGTCTTGCGATCTCAGGAAGCGACGAATTCGCCTTTTTTGAGGGAGATACGGCCGTTCCCGATACCGAAGAGGCGTGGGAGGGGCTTTATAAACTCGCCGCCGCTAAGAAATTCCAGAACCGGCTCTACGTCGCCGTTCGCAACGAGCTTGAAGCGCTGTTTCTTTCTTACGATGGACGCGATAAGGCGATGCGTCGTCGCGCGATGCAGCAGTACCGACGTCGCCGCGACGAAGAGATCCAGAACGACTTCGAGAAATTCGTAGATTCCGGCGTTCCCGAGATCTGGTCGCTTCCGGGCATGGTGCGCGTTTTGATCGGGCAGGGCATGATCCTTCCGCCTGAGCTGGAAGAACGAGCGCTCAGGCTGTCCGCTCCGTTTCCACTGGCCGAAGTCGTCGGACAGGAGAAAAAGGCCGCCGCTCGAACGGGCAAGAAGTTAACCATCCTGCCGCATAAACCCGGCTTCTTTGCTGAAATCGAATCGGGCAGAATCATCAAAGAAGGACGGTTGCCCTATCTTGAAAAGGTGCTGCATCATTCGGTTTCGTATGACTCCGAGCTTATTCTTAATAGAAAACAGATCCACCGCCCCCTTCGTAACGAGCGACGCAACGTGCAACAGCAGAGGACGGTGATGCTCGATCTCTTAAACGGCCGCTACAGGCCCGCTCTGGCCGCCGATCTCGAAGAACCGCTGAAAAAGATCATACGCGAGGCGAAGGGCCATACCTACGTCATCGAGATCAAATACGGAACGGCCGAAGATTTTCAATCCATTCGTTACGGCATCGGCTTTGAGGATTTAGACTTCGTCGAGTTAGACGAAGAGCGGCAAAAGACGACCGAGCCGGCCGAATCCTACTGGGCGAACGATCTTGAGGATCATATAAACGGCACGCAGGATATGTTCTCGACTACCCTGCATACCTTTGAAGAAGGCCGTAACATCCGCCTGTGGAACTGGCTGGGCCTTCCCTTCCTGAACAGCGATCTCATCATGAAAAAGATGGCCGTGCATTTCGAAAGAGCGGCCCGCGGCGAGACCGTGGCGGACTGGGTTCTACCTCTGGCTGCTGAGAATCTCAAGATCGACTGA
- a CDS encoding glycosyltransferase family 4 protein, translating into MKKILFITDFFGPDPGGMENFNTGLVHSQEDAVVLVTASPMLSDEGKRQSFDHALNMPIHRISVPIPNFLVPAPARNREYAARFQQLLEKERPDHILLGNLYGRTAGLVPQIYRSGIPYSVILQPLDLDQLSLLHLNLHRFLKKAQNIFVFSNYFHELAVMKGLRGDNIVSVPFGLHARWDRRLIKRAKSQIMDRLKDVESRFRILSMGPLTRDKNLDRIFRVIEHLDRMGIDRKSYAWIIGGSGPEYGYLKELIGLHGLENTVFLVGFLEDLEVGALYYFSDLYFHPGGQPRNQASGYSASLLEAGYTSLPTVSGMGAGVDEIIRHQITGILHRADDYESLARSIIDLSRDAELRKRMGRFAEDRVLTEYDIERTRHQIFVRI; encoded by the coding sequence ATGAAAAAAATCCTGTTTATTACAGATTTTTTTGGGCCTGACCCCGGCGGCATGGAGAATTTCAATACGGGCCTCGTCCATTCTCAAGAAGACGCCGTAGTTCTGGTGACCGCATCTCCGATGCTTTCAGATGAAGGGAAGCGGCAGTCTTTCGATCATGCCCTGAACATGCCGATCCACCGTATCTCGGTGCCCATACCGAACTTCCTTGTTCCCGCTCCGGCTCGCAATCGGGAGTATGCCGCTCGCTTTCAGCAGCTACTGGAAAAGGAGCGGCCTGATCATATTCTTCTTGGCAATCTCTACGGGCGAACGGCCGGACTTGTGCCGCAGATATACAGATCGGGAATCCCGTACTCGGTGATCCTGCAGCCTCTTGACCTTGATCAGCTATCGCTCCTGCATCTGAACCTGCATCGTTTCTTGAAGAAGGCGCAGAACATCTTCGTATTCTCAAATTACTTTCACGAACTCGCCGTCATGAAAGGCCTGCGCGGCGACAACATCGTCAGCGTCCCCTTTGGATTGCATGCTCGCTGGGATCGCCGTTTGATCAAGCGGGCGAAATCGCAGATTATGGATCGATTGAAAGACGTGGAATCGAGGTTTCGCATTCTCTCGATGGGACCGCTGACGCGTGATAAGAACCTGGACCGCATCTTTCGCGTCATTGAACATCTGGACCGCATGGGAATCGATCGCAAATCCTATGCGTGGATCATCGGCGGTTCGGGACCGGAATACGGTTACCTGAAAGAACTGATCGGTCTGCACGGGCTCGAGAATACGGTTTTCCTTGTCGGATTTCTTGAAGACCTCGAAGTCGGCGCTCTTTATTATTTCAGTGATCTCTATTTTCATCCCGGCGGGCAACCGCGCAATCAGGCCAGCGGCTACAGCGCCTCGCTTCTTGAAGCAGGTTATACATCGCTGCCCACCGTTTCGGGAATGGGAGCCGGAGTCGACGAGATCATCAGGCATCAGATTACGGGCATTCTGCACAGAGCCGACGACTATGAAAGCCTCGCACGGAGCATCATCGATCTCAGTCGTGATGCCGAGCTGCGCAAAAGGATGGGGCGCTTCGCCGAGGATCGCGTGCTGACCGAATACGACATCGAGCGCACACGGCATCAGATATTCGTGCGTATCTGA
- a CDS encoding phospholipase D-like domain-containing protein, producing MKRLLFCSLMLAVACSKRTDDALAFLLESPTPVYLFTMPEASDVERFRLRSEIVRRVDAARNEIVFWFYGLDDPQIMDALKRAADRGIQLTLTGSSDQNYEGLEKRELPYRLRAKTGLQHAKLMLIDRTILISGTGNFTRSGMMYNNNLFFISRIPEAVATTILNSLEFEEQGDMPISWQDNGALFRMMIAPLHGRTIQSELVQSVLRGRSVRVMIFSFTDAVMATAMLVAARNGTHVAAVIESSGRDGMSPKDMLHEVYGAAGSSPFFLYADGNERVYYAEDGAKHGGKQHHKTMIVDDRILTGSFNYSLSARDSNLETFFEIRDPQALPLFHAEFERLQALSQPVARPPYNSAPFTEGLTYENGRLCMPERQVQLMRGHGAFFRGLLFRDANCAPSSASAGFQSSAEFDPGATGVLSSGRALVDYREAEVSESLPEPMTDGLLPLPFYCDSPHCDPCSAGLCRSVTLDRVSLSGGWLRRSIESPVRRLLLLHRSGLEEAEIIEQNGSFLRFKAQATSSALLFFYTEDQQGNGQIEIACAARTPPAALKRILLALLWFYPSRFPAPVPCTTPDESL from the coding sequence ATGAAACGCCTGCTATTTTGCTCTCTGATGCTGGCCGTTGCGTGCAGCAAGAGAACCGATGATGCGCTTGCCTTTCTTCTGGAAAGTCCGACGCCTGTTTACCTTTTCACGATGCCCGAGGCCTCCGACGTTGAGCGGTTCCGGCTTCGATCTGAAATCGTTCGCCGCGTCGATGCGGCCCGAAATGAGATCGTATTCTGGTTCTACGGGCTTGATGATCCGCAAATCATGGATGCTCTAAAACGGGCCGCCGATCGCGGCATTCAGTTAACTCTTACCGGATCATCGGATCAGAATTATGAGGGTCTTGAAAAACGAGAACTGCCCTACAGGCTTCGCGCAAAAACGGGGCTGCAACACGCCAAGCTTATGCTGATCGATAGAACGATACTCATTTCTGGAACAGGAAACTTCACACGCAGCGGGATGATGTATAACAACAATCTCTTCTTTATCTCGCGCATACCAGAGGCAGTTGCGACGACGATACTGAATTCTCTGGAGTTTGAAGAACAGGGCGATATGCCGATCTCGTGGCAGGATAACGGCGCCCTATTCCGTATGATGATCGCTCCTCTTCACGGGCGCACGATTCAATCCGAACTGGTACAGAGTGTTCTGCGCGGGCGCTCCGTACGCGTGATGATTTTCAGCTTCACCGACGCAGTAATGGCCACGGCCATGCTGGTGGCCGCTCGCAACGGCACGCATGTTGCCGCCGTCATCGAATCCAGCGGAAGGGACGGGATGTCACCGAAAGATATGCTGCATGAGGTTTACGGAGCGGCGGGTTCTTCTCCTTTCTTTTTATATGCAGATGGAAACGAACGCGTATATTATGCTGAAGACGGAGCAAAGCATGGAGGAAAGCAACATCATAAGACGATGATCGTGGACGATCGCATCCTCACCGGATCGTTCAACTACTCATTGAGCGCGCGCGATTCGAATCTGGAAACCTTTTTTGAGATCAGGGATCCGCAGGCGTTGCCTCTCTTTCACGCAGAGTTTGAACGATTGCAGGCGCTCTCACAGCCCGTTGCGCGCCCGCCGTATAACTCCGCGCCGTTTACGGAAGGCCTGACGTACGAGAACGGTCGCCTTTGCATGCCGGAACGGCAGGTGCAGCTTATGCGAGGACACGGCGCTTTCTTTCGCGGACTGCTCTTTCGAGACGCGAACTGCGCTCCCTCCTCCGCATCGGCGGGCTTCCAGAGCTCCGCTGAGTTTGATCCCGGGGCGACCGGCGTTCTGTCGTCGGGCCGGGCCCTGGTCGATTATCGAGAGGCTGAGGTTTCAGAGTCCCTTCCCGAGCCTATGACGGATGGCCTGCTCCCTCTCCCATTTTATTGCGATAGCCCGCACTGCGATCCATGTTCGGCTGGACTGTGTCGCAGTGTGACGCTCGATCGGGTTTCTTTGAGCGGGGGCTGGCTACGACGCTCGATAGAGAGTCCAGTAAGACGGCTGCTTCTTCTGCATCGTAGCGGTCTGGAAGAGGCCGAGATCATCGAACAAAATGGCAGCTTCCTGCGTTTCAAAGCACAGGCGACTTCAAGTGCACTGCTCTTCTTCTATACGGAGGATCAGCAAGGCAACGGGCAAATCGAAATCGCCTGTGCGGCCAGGACGCCGCCGGCCGCTCTGAAACGCATCCTGTTGGCCCTATTATGGTTCTATCCGTCCCGGTTTCCGGCGCCCGTTCCCTGCACGACGCCTGACGAATCCCTCTGA
- the coaE gene encoding dephospho-CoA kinase (Dephospho-CoA kinase (CoaE) performs the final step in coenzyme A biosynthesis.), translated as MSGQIRLVGLTGTIAAGKSTAAEILAEAGFRVVDADEIARGLLLEPSVRERVIALLGAECYDDQGMPDRKRIAGIIFADAAKRAQLEALIHPLVRERVKELAAQYSPLIYDVPLLFESGAHKDTDLTVMIDAPLELRMERAGRRNGWSRDEFLAREKSQMPPEQKRSMADMVIDNDADPESFRRRLHKLIEILEASR; from the coding sequence ATGAGCGGGCAGATCCGTCTGGTCGGACTGACCGGGACGATAGCGGCGGGCAAATCGACGGCGGCCGAGATTCTGGCCGAGGCCGGTTTTCGCGTCGTCGATGCCGATGAGATTGCCAGAGGGCTGCTTCTCGAACCGTCTGTGCGAGAGCGAGTGATCGCTCTGCTCGGTGCGGAATGCTATGACGATCAGGGCATGCCCGATCGCAAGCGCATTGCCGGGATCATCTTTGCCGATGCCGCGAAACGTGCACAGCTTGAGGCTCTTATCCATCCCCTTGTAAGGGAAAGGGTAAAAGAGCTTGCGGCACAGTACAGCCCGCTCATATACGACGTTCCGCTTCTCTTTGAGAGTGGAGCGCATAAAGATACAGATCTGACCGTCATGATCGACGCTCCGCTGGAGCTTCGCATGGAAAGGGCAGGCAGAAGGAATGGATGGAGCCGCGACGAGTTTCTGGCCAGAGAGAAAAGCCAGATGCCGCCGGAGCAGAAGCGCAGCATGGCCGATATGGTGATCGACAACGATGCCGATCCTGAATCGTTCCGCAGACGCCTGCATAAACTGATCGAAATTCTGGAAGCTTCGCGCTGA
- a CDS encoding SPOR domain-containing protein, whose amino-acid sequence MSRRVFYIVHLDKGRIAALSFFGAGLLLTAFATGYRFAPQASQASPESADISLLDSSSPDSPDAARDEGDVPAISLNDERRDVASNHDDESPAENRDSDDRREPKRERVNLLDSAMPAESSTRPERKESPDNRSEKRREEKKPVKKEKRIKENVKKETVKKEKKQDKPATKIIEKKNTEKEAEKVVEKQSVYVLQMGAYQSREAALRLSEQIRKHGISTYVRKTGKIHTVRTDGTTNREELFRLEKKLKSLNFSPVTVRIQDR is encoded by the coding sequence ATGAGTCGACGAGTATTTTACATTGTTCATCTTGATAAAGGACGCATCGCCGCCCTGTCGTTCTTCGGGGCCGGCCTGCTTCTGACGGCCTTCGCCACCGGCTACCGCTTTGCTCCTCAGGCATCGCAGGCATCACCGGAATCGGCCGACATTAGCCTTCTTGATTCCAGTTCGCCTGATTCTCCAGATGCAGCAAGAGATGAAGGCGATGTTCCGGCCATTTCGCTTAACGATGAGAGACGCGACGTCGCATCGAATCATGACGACGAATCGCCCGCAGAGAATCGCGATAGCGATGACCGCAGAGAACCGAAGCGCGAAAGAGTCAATCTGCTTGATTCAGCCATGCCTGCCGAATCATCCACTCGACCGGAACGCAAAGAAAGCCCCGATAACAGATCAGAAAAGCGGCGCGAGGAAAAGAAGCCTGTTAAGAAAGAGAAGCGCATAAAGGAGAACGTAAAAAAAGAAACGGTAAAAAAAGAGAAGAAGCAGGATAAACCCGCTACGAAGATTATAGAAAAGAAAAATACCGAGAAGGAAGCTGAAAAAGTCGTCGAGAAGCAGAGCGTCTATGTTCTTCAGATGGGCGCCTATCAATCGCGAGAGGCTGCTCTGCGGCTATCGGAACAGATCCGTAAACATGGAATCAGCACATACGTGCGCAAAACCGGAAAGATTCATACGGTCCGTACGGATGGAACAACGAACCGCGAAGAACTCTTCCGCCTCGAAAAAAAATTGAAATCCCTGAACTTCTCTCCCGTCACTGTGCGGATTCAGGACAGGTAA
- a CDS encoding FFLEELY motif protein produces MVSEDSVETIRQVVVHRMIERLQSDYGDFIEGVKGFSTIPEFFRDYLYSPPNKEKRDATLEQLYGKLKSITGPEMTENIHKLILLIQISDDLDRSTAKALLDGPLKNDPSSHATISDDEMEEAIFRAGGYENRIKQIELICETLSFFFALSKLPFIKLVMAPIKVAASLVGAEDLVGTMEKGYEISREIKDMKPFVQAFRERETAYVERLWARSAR; encoded by the coding sequence GTGGTTTCGGAAGATTCAGTGGAAACGATCCGTCAGGTCGTCGTTCATCGCATGATCGAACGACTGCAATCCGACTACGGCGATTTCATCGAAGGCGTGAAGGGATTCTCAACCATCCCCGAGTTCTTTCGTGATTATCTCTATTCCCCTCCGAATAAAGAAAAGCGCGACGCTACGCTTGAACAGCTTTACGGCAAACTGAAATCGATCACCGGTCCGGAGATGACCGAGAACATACACAAGCTCATTCTTCTGATTCAAATTTCGGACGATCTGGACCGATCAACGGCAAAGGCGCTTCTCGATGGCCCTCTTAAAAACGATCCCTCCTCTCATGCAACGATCAGCGACGACGAGATGGAAGAAGCGATCTTTCGCGCCGGCGGTTATGAAAACCGTATCAAGCAGATCGAATTAATATGCGAAACCCTGAGCTTCTTTTTTGCTCTTTCCAAGTTGCCCTTTATCAAGCTCGTAATGGCCCCCATCAAGGTGGCGGCCAGCCTCGTCGGAGCCGAAGACCTTGTCGGCACGATGGAGAAGGGCTATGAAATCTCGCGAGAGATCAAGGATATGAAGCCTTTTGTCCAGGCATTCCGGGAACGCGAAACGGCCTACGTCGAACGCCTCTGGGCCCGGTCGGCGCGTTAG